One region of Camelina sativa cultivar DH55 chromosome 6, Cs, whole genome shotgun sequence genomic DNA includes:
- the LOC104793112 gene encoding zinc finger protein 8-like isoform X2: protein MEETNGRRETHDFMNVNVESFSQLPFIRRTPPKEKAAIIRLFGQELVGDNSKNISADSSDQTSTKNDESSENIKVKEKDKDKEKDRDKDKDKDNNNNRRFECHYCFRNFPTSQALGGHQNAHKRERQHAKRGSMTSYLHHHHQPDPHHVYGFLNSHHHRHYPSWTSEPRYYGGGGHQTSSYYSRSTIPPPPYSNIPPTINGSPLGLWRVPPSTSANTIHGVYSASPASVFRTHEQETSKEPHWPYRLMKPNVQDHVSLDLHL, encoded by the exons ATGGAAGAAACCAATGGACGAAGAGAAACTCACGATTTCATGAACGTCAACGTTGAATCTTTCTCGCAGCTTCCTTTCATCCGCCGTACTCCGCCCAAAGAAAAAGCAGCCATTATTCGTCTCTTCGGCCAAGAGCTCGTCGGAGATAACTCCAAGAACATATCTGCAGATTCATCTGACCAAACGTCTACCAAGAACGATGAGAGCTCTGAGAATATCAAAGTCAAGGAAAAGGACAAGGACAAGGAGAAAGACAGAGACAAAGACAAggacaaagacaacaacaacaacaggagATTCGAGTGTCACTACTGCTTCAGAAACTTCCCTACTTCTCAAGCCCTAGGTGGACATCAAAACGCTCACAAACGCGAACGTCAACACGCCAAACGCGGTTCCATGACTTCATaccttcaccatcatcatcagccTGACCCTCACCACGTCTACGGCTTCCTCAACAGCCACCACCACCGTCACTATCCCTCGTGGACGTCGGAGCCTAGATACTACGGTGGAGGAGGACATCAAAC ATCGTCGTATTATTCAAGGAGTActattcctcctcctccttattCTAATATCCCACCGACAATAAACGGAAGTCCACTAGGTTTGTGGCGTGTACCGCCTTCCACGTCAGCAAACACTATTCATGGCGTTTACTCAGCTTCACCAGCTTCGGTGTTTAGGACGCATGAGCAAGAGACGAGTAAGGAGCCTCACTGGCCGTACAGATTGATGAAACCCAATGTACAAGATCATGTGAGTCTCGATCTTCATCTTTga
- the LOC104793110 gene encoding uncharacterized protein LOC104793110, which yields MYSLSLPSSSPSALLPSLFAFDSSRLVSLQPKKLNRLQSHFFTPKQHVSFPQSNVSSYKPFCVSSTSPPEGTVSVVDFHEKDWSFLESMETDSTEHTQKIEKIIKAGEISESSRVLVSISSEAFVDRLVESSPTQLLLIVHDSLFTLACVKEKYDKVKCWQGEMIYVPEKWSPLDAVFLYFLPALPFDLDELFKTLSQRCSPGARVVISHPQGRQGLEQQRKEFSDVVVSDLPDDSTLRNVAKKHSFELTQFVDEQGLYLAVLKSSKQ from the exons ATGTACTCCCTTTCGttaccatcttcttctccttctgccCTTTTACCTTCTCTGTTTGCTTTTGATTCTTCGCGTCTTGTCTCATTGCAACCAAAGAAGCTAAATCGTCTTCAAAGTCACTTCTTTACTCCTAAACAACATGTTTCATTTCCACAGTCTAATGTCTCTAGTTACAAACCGTTTTGTGTTTCTTCAACTTCCCCACCAGAAGGAACAGTCTCAGTAGTCGATTTCCATGAGAAAGATTGGTCCTTTCTCGAATCTATGGAAACTGACTCCACTGAACATACCCAGAAGATCGAAAAGATCATAAAAGCTGGAGAAATATCAGAATCCTCGAGGGTTTTGGTTTCAATTAGCTCAGAGGCCTTCGTTGATCGTCTGGTGGAATCTTCACCTACTCAGCTCTTGCTTATAGTCCATGACTCCCTTTTTACGTTAGCCTGTGTCAAAGAGAAGTACGACAAAGTCAAATGTTGGCAAGGGGAAATGATCTATGTCCCTGAGAAATGGTCTCCGTTAGACGCCGTGTTTCTTTACTTTCTTCCAGCTTTGCCTTTCGACCTCGACGAGCTGTTCAAGACACTCTCTCAACGTTGTTCCCCAG GTGCACGAGTAGTAATCAGTCACCCGCAAGGTAGACAAGGCTTGGAGCAGCAAAGGAAGGAGTTTTCGGATGTGGTCGTCTCTGATTTACCTGATGATTCCACATTGAGGAATGTTGCTAAGAAGCATTCATTTGAGCTAACCCAGTTTGTTGATGAGCAAGGGCTTTATCTCGCTGTTCTGAAATCCTCCAAACAATAG
- the LOC104793112 gene encoding zinc finger protein 8-like isoform X1, translated as MEETNGRRETHDFMNVNVESFSQLPFIRRTPPKEKAAIIRLFGQELVGDNSENISADSSDQTSTKNDESSENIKDKEKDKDKEKDRDKDKDKDNNNNRRFECHYCFRNFPTSQALGGHQNAHKRERQHAKRGSMTSYLHHHHQPDPHHVYGFLNSHHHRHYPSWTSEPRYYGGGGHQTSSYYSRSTIPPPPYSNIPPTINGSPLGLWRVPPSTSANTIHGVYSASPASVFRTHEQETSKEPHWPYRLMKPNVQDHVSLDLHL; from the coding sequence ATGGAAGAAACCAATGGACGAAGAGAAACTCACGATTTCATGAACGTCAACGTTGAATCTTTCTCGCAGCTTCCTTTCATCCGCCGTACTCCGCCCAAAGAAAAAGCAGCCATTATTCGTCTCTTCGGCCAAGAGCTCGTCGGAGATAACTCCGAGAACATATCTGCAGATTCTTCTGACCAAACGTCTACCAAGAACGATGAGAGCTCTGAGAATATCAAGGACAAGGAAAAGGACAAGGACAAGGAGAAAGACAGAGACAAAGACAAggacaaagacaacaacaacaacaggagATTCGAGTGTCACTACTGCTTCAGAAACTTCCCTACTTCTCAAGCCCTAGGTGGACATCAAAACGCTCACAAACGCGAACGTCAACACGCCAAACGCGGTTCCATGACTTCATaccttcaccatcatcatcagccTGACCCTCACCACGTCTACGGCTTCCTCAACAGCCACCACCACCGTCACTATCCCTCGTGGACGTCGGAGCCTAGATACTACGGTGGAGGAGGACATCAAACATCGTCGTATTATTCAAGGAGTActattcctcctcctccttattCTAATATCCCACCGACAATAAACGGAAGTCCACTAGGTTTGTGGCGTGTACCGCCTTCCACGTCAGCAAACACTATTCATGGCGTTTACTCAGCTTCACCAGCTTCGGTGTTTAGGACGCATGAGCAAGAGACGAGTAAGGAGCCTCACTGGCCGTACAGATTGATGAAACCCAATGTACAAGATCATGTGAGTCTCGATCTTCATCTTTga
- the LOC104793111 gene encoding uncharacterized protein LOC104793111 isoform X2, which produces MGTREVYEEKLRRGNLDYDPTMNPGLGSARCPRCLSLLNPNSEKGEWMVTPVLHDAAAVAGSGIGGLLSAVHAFNTGIPYLQNRFPGSKRLSFLVGVPLLLVYSGVGAAFGGYALPKFAQLTVTSYYASSSASHYGISMLTRRIEEAHLSRTQKEEAEFAPFGPSPVK; this is translated from the exons ATGGGAACGAGAGAAGTATACGAAGAGAAGCTTCGTCGTGGGAATCTTGATTATGATCCGACAATGAATCCTGGTCTTGGTTCAGCTCGATGTCCTCGTTGCCTTTCTCTCTTAAACCCTAATTCA GAGAAAGGAGAGTGGATGGTTACTCCAGTTTTGCACGATGCTGCTGCAGTG GCTGGGTCTGGTATTGGTGGATTGCTTAGTGCCGTCCATGCTTTCAATACAG GGATCCCCTATCTTCAAAATCGGTTTCCAGGGTCAAAGCGGCTCTCTTTTCTTGTGGGG GTTCCATTGCTGCTAGTATATTCAGGTGTTGGAGCTGCGTTTGGAG GTTATGCACTCCCGAAGTTTGCACAGCTGACAGTCACCTCGTATTATGCATCTTCAAGTGCTTCACATTATGGAATTTCTATGCTCACCCGCCGTATCGAAGAAGCTCATCTCTCTCGAACTCAAAAAGAAGAG GCTGAGTTTGCACCGTTTGGTCCTTCCCCCGTAAAATAG
- the LOC104793111 gene encoding uncharacterized protein LOC104793111 isoform X1 has translation MGTREVYEEKLRRGNLDYDPTMNPGLGSARCPRCLSLLNPNSEKGEWMVTPVLHDAAAVAGSGIGGLLSAVHAFNTGIPYLQNRFPGSKRLSFLVGVPLLLVYSGVGAAFGGYALPKFAQLTVTSYYASSSASHYGISMLTRRIEEAHLSRTQKEEALAYRLHSKAVLWRQ, from the exons ATGGGAACGAGAGAAGTATACGAAGAGAAGCTTCGTCGTGGGAATCTTGATTATGATCCGACAATGAATCCTGGTCTTGGTTCAGCTCGATGTCCTCGTTGCCTTTCTCTCTTAAACCCTAATTCA GAGAAAGGAGAGTGGATGGTTACTCCAGTTTTGCACGATGCTGCTGCAGTG GCTGGGTCTGGTATTGGTGGATTGCTTAGTGCCGTCCATGCTTTCAATACAG GGATCCCCTATCTTCAAAATCGGTTTCCAGGGTCAAAGCGGCTCTCTTTTCTTGTGGGG GTTCCATTGCTGCTAGTATATTCAGGTGTTGGAGCTGCGTTTGGAG GTTATGCACTCCCGAAGTTTGCACAGCTGACAGTCACCTCGTATTATGCATCTTCAAGTGCTTCACATTATGGAATTTCTATGCTCACCCGCCGTATCGAAGAAGCTCATCTCTCTCGAACTCAAAAAGAAGAG GCCTTGGCATATAGACTTCATTCAAAGGCTGTTCTATGGAGGCAATAA